From the genome of Vicia villosa cultivar HV-30 ecotype Madison, WI linkage group LG2, Vvil1.0, whole genome shotgun sequence, one region includes:
- the LOC131650222 gene encoding argininosuccinate synthase, chloroplastic-like, translated as MVDVAKEVGADAVAHGCTGKGNDQGEKMPLSMQKSKKHNVPVPVTKKSIYSRDRNLWHLSYEGDILEDTANEPQKDMYMISVDPEDAPDQAEYLETGIESGLPVSLNGKTLSPASLLTELNEIGGRHGIGRIDMVENRLVGMKSRGVYETPGGTILFAAARELEFLTLDRETILVKNSLALKYTELVYAGRWFDPLRESMDAFMQKITETTTGSVTLKLYKGSVTVTGRKSPFSLYRKDISSFESSEIYDQADAVGFIRLYGLPMRVRAMLKQDV; from the exons ATGGTGGATGTTGCCAAAGAAGTTGGAGCCGATGCCGTCGCTCATGGATGTACAGGGAAAGGAAACGATCAG GGAGAGAAGATGCCATTGAGTATGCAAAAAAGTAAAAAGCATAATGTTCCTGTTCCAGTGACAAAGAAATCCATATATAGCAGGGATAGGAACCTATGGCATCTTAGCTACGAG GGTGATATTTTGGAAGACACGGCTAATGAGCCCCAAAAGGATATGTACATGATTTCCGTAGACCCGGAGGATGCTCCAGATCAGGCCGA ATATTTGGAAACTGGTATCGAGTCAGGACTTCCTGTTTCACTCAACGGGAAGACGCTTTCGCCAGCTTCTTTACTCACTGAGCTCAATGAGATAGGTGGAAGGCATGGAATTGGCCGCATTGACATGGTTGAGAATCGGCTTGTAGGCATGAAGAGCCGCGGAGTGTATGAAACTCCTGGTGGAACAATCCTTTTCGCTGCAGCACGGGAGTTGGAGTTTTTGACACTTGACCGAGAAACAATACTGGTCAAAAATTCATTAGCCCTTAAATATACAGAACTGGTTTACGCTGGAAGATGGTTTGATCCACTCCGTGAGTCCATGGACGCATTTATGCAGAAGATTACAGAGACCACAACAGGTTCTGTGACTTTGAAATTGTACAAAGGTTCTGTTACTGTAACAGGTAGGAAGAGTCCGTTCAGCCTGTATAGGAAAGATATCTCGTCGTTTGAGAGTAGTGAGATATATGATCAAGCTGATGCTGTGGGTTTTATCAGGCTTTACGGTCTTCCGATGAGAGTCCGGGCAATGCTTAAGCAGGACGTTTAA